From Musa acuminata AAA Group cultivar baxijiao unplaced genomic scaffold, Cavendish_Baxijiao_AAA HiC_scaffold_412, whole genome shotgun sequence, a single genomic window includes:
- the LOC135658696 gene encoding delta(12)-acyl-lipid-desaturase-like has translation MTEMKRTEKKRPLRRSPTEKPPFTLRQIKKAIPPHCFERSLLRSFSYVVLDLLFAALFLYFAVVIIPKLPPGLVLAAWPLFWILQGCVLTGVWVIAHECGHHAFSDNSLLDDVVGLVLHSVLLVPYFSWKYSHRRHHSNTGSIDRDEVFVPKPKSAVAWFTKYLNNPPGRVLTLAITLTLGWPLYLAFNVSGRPYPRFACHFDPYGPIFSDRERSQVVISDAGLMAVSYVLYRIAAGYGFWWLVRVYGVPLLIVNGWLVLITYLQHTHPSLPHYDSGEWDWLRGALATVDRDYGLLNKVFHNITDTHVAHHLFSTMPHYHAMEATQAIKPVLGEYYQFDGTPLLKAMWREAQECIYVEPDEGSRKKGVFWYRNKL, from the coding sequence ATGACGGAAATGAAACGGACAGAGAAGAAGCGCCCCCTCCGGCGCTCACCCACCGAGAAGCCCCCCTTCACCCTGAGACAGATCAAGAAGGCCATTCCCCCTCACTGCTTCGAACGTTCCCTGCTCCGCTCCTTTTCCTACGTCGTCCTCGACCTGCTCTTCGCAGCACTCTTTCTCTACTTCGCAGTGGTAATCATCCCAAAGCTTCCGCCCGGACTCGTCCTCGCTGCCTGGCCACTCTTCTGGATCCTGCAGGGCTGCGTCCTCACCGGCGTGTGGGTCATTGCCCACGAGTGCGGCCACCACGCCTTCTCCGACAACTCCCTCCTCGACGACGTGGTCGGCCTCGTCCTCCACTCCGTCCTTCTCGTTCCCTACTTCTCCTGGAAGTACAGCCACCGCCGGCACCACTCCAACACCGGCTCCATCGACCGCGACGAGGTCTTCGTCCCCAAGCCCAAGTCCGCCGTCGCATGGTTCACCAAGTACCTCAACAACCCGCCCGGCCGCGTCCTCACCCTAGCCATCACCCTCACCCTCGGCTGGCCTCTGTACCTCGCCTTCAACGTCTCTGGCCGTCCTTACCCCCGCTTCGCCTGCCACTTCGACCCCTACGGGCCTATCTTCTCGGACCGGGAGCGATCCCAGGTCGTAATCTCCGACGCCGGTCTGATGGCGGTATCGTACGTCCTCTACCGCATCGCCGCCGGCTACGGCTTCTGGTGGCTGGTCCGGGTGTACGGCGTGCCGCTTCTGATCGTGAACGGGTGGTTAGTCCTCATTACCTACCTGCAGCACACGCACCCGTCGCTGCCCCACTACGACTCCGGCGAGTGGGACTGGCTGCGGGGGGCGCTGGCGACGGTGGACAGGGACTACGGGCTGCTGAACAAGGTGTTCCACAATATCACCGACACCCACGTCGCCCACCACCTCTTCTCGACGATGCCGCACTACCACGCCATGGAGGCGACGCAGGCCATCAAGCCGGTGCTGGGGGAGTACTACCAGTTCGACGGCACGCCGCTGCTGAAGGCCATGTGGAGGGAG